The Vigna unguiculata cultivar IT97K-499-35 chromosome 6, ASM411807v1, whole genome shotgun sequence genome contains a region encoding:
- the LOC114186673 gene encoding patatin-like protein 7, whose amino-acid sequence MAAMPTSPMNLNMIDSNFEVDKLTNEIFSILENNFLFGYGDAENRTNSFQNAKPAKHTAGKVRILCIDGAGATEGILAAKSLAHLEACLRRKSGDANSRVADFFDAAAGSGVGGVLAALLFTRGKDGQPLFTAEEALKFLSDNRRKISRRPGILRRVLRPESKAEKLFRKTFGECTLRDTVKPVLIPCYDLVTRAPFVFSRADALEMDGYDFKMSDVCAATSADPSFAGPTVMRSVDGRTKIVAVDGGVAMNNPTAAAITHVLNNKHEFPFCNGVSDLLVLSLGNGESDFNAVKSPSGFVKIAGEGASDMVDQAVSMAFGDCRMNNYVRIQSNGVMSKANKGPQVKSCKSETDLLAVSEEMLRQKNVESVLFKGKKVANNSNLEKLELFGGEIIKEGERRKTSILPTVVLKNNNASPSPSRTSSATTLSTLSSNC is encoded by the exons ATGGCGGCAATGCCCACATCTCCAATGAACCTCAACATGATTGACTCTAACTTCGAAGTTGACAAGCTCACAAACGAAATCTTCTCCATTCTCGAGAACAATTTCCTCTTCGGCTACGGCGACGCCGAAAATCGCACCAATTCCTTTCAAAACGCGAAACCGGCGAAACACACCGCCGGCAAAGTCAGGATCCTCTGCATTGACGGCGCCGGCGCCACTGAAGGCATCCTTGCCGCAAAGTCCCTTGCACACCTGGAGGCTTGCCTTCGCCGCAAGTCTGGCGACGCGAACTCGCGCGTCGCCGATTTCTTCGACGCTGCTGCCGGCTCTGGTGTCGGTGGTGTCCTCGCTGCTCTGCTCTTCACTCGCGGGAAGGATGGCCAGCCGCTGTTCACCGCGGAGGAGGCGCTGAAATTTCTCTCTGACAACCGCCGCAAGATCTCCCGCCGGCCGGGGATCCTCCGTCGAGTGCTCCGGCCCGAGTCCAAGGCGGAGAAGCTCTTCCGAAAGACGTTCGGCGAGTGCACGCTTAGGGACACCGTGAAGCCAGTGCTGATCCCGTGCTACGACCTCGTAACGCGCGCGCCGTTTGTTTTCTCGCGCGCCGATGCGCTGGAAATGGACGGCTACGATTTCAAGATGAGCGACGTGTGCGCTGCAACGTCAGCTGACCCTTCCTTCGCGGGCCCCACCGTGATGCGGTCCGTCGACGGCAGGACGAAGATAGTGGCCGTCGATGGAGGCGTTGCGATGAACAATCCAACAGCTGCCGCCATCACGCACGTGCTCAATAACAAACACGAGTTCCCTTTCTGTAACGGCGTCTCTGACCTTCTCGTCCTCTCCCTCGGCAACGGAGAGTCAGACTTTAACGCCGTTAAATCACCGTCTGGTTTCGTAAAGATAGCTGGCGAAGGTGCTTCTGATATG GTTGATCAAGCCGTATCAATGGCATTTGGTGATTGTCGGATGAACAATTATGTGCGGATTCAGTCAAACGGTGTTATGTCGAAGGCGAACAAGGGCCCGCAGGTGAAGTCCTGCAAATCAGAGACGGATTTGTTGGCAGTTTCGGAGGAGATGTTGAGGCAGAAGAACGTTGAATCCGTTTTGTTCAAAGGGAAGAAGGTGGCTAATAACTCCAACTTGGAGAAGTTAGAGTTGTTTGGGGGAGAGATAATTAAGGaaggagagagaagaaaaaccAGCATTTTACCAACTGTGGTATTGAAGAACAACAACGCCTCACCCTCCCCCAGCAGAACCTCCTCTGCCACAACCTTGTCCACTTTGTCTTCTAATTGTTGA